One region of Betaproteobacteria bacterium genomic DNA includes:
- the cheY gene encoding chemotaxis protein CheY, whose protein sequence is MTKGDLKFLVVDDFSTMRRIVRNLLKEVGITNVEEAEDGVAALALLRAGKFDFVVSDWNMPNMTGIQLLREIRADATLKHLPVLMVTAEAKKENIVEAAKAGANGYVVKPFTAATLDEKLQKIFQQMQKSGTLQ, encoded by the coding sequence ATGACTAAAGGTGATCTCAAGTTTCTTGTCGTAGATGATTTCTCGACCATGCGCCGCATTGTGCGCAATCTTCTCAAGGAGGTTGGAATTACCAATGTGGAGGAAGCCGAGGATGGCGTGGCCGCGCTTGCACTGCTGCGCGCGGGCAAGTTCGACTTCGTGGTAAGCGATTGGAACATGCCCAATATGACGGGGATTCAGTTACTAAGGGAAATCCGGGCGGACGCAACGCTCAAGCATCTACCCGTATTGATGGTCACCGCGGAAGCGAAGAAAGAAAACATCGTCGAAGCCGCCAAAGCCGGTGCGAACGGTTATGTCGTAAAGCCTTTCACTGCGGCGACGTTAGATGAAAAGCTCCAAAAAATCTTTCAACAAATGCAGAAATCCGGAACTCTACAATGA